In the Gemmatimonadota bacterium genome, one interval contains:
- a CDS encoding nitroreductase, with product MGKVHAGERVDVFEAMGGRRSIKRFTPRPVSREEIERALERAVQAPNHRMTEPWGFLVLGAAVKRRYAEVLGRRKGRKVEDPAAAAAVREKTLEDVMAVPAVVAVTTRLDPDPEIREEDYAATFMAIQNILLSAAALGLGTHLRTGAVLQDPELRQALGVAADRRVVALIYLGEPAEVPLAKQRTPAVEKTAWLP from the coding sequence ATGGGGAAGGTTCACGCGGGGGAACGAGTGGACGTCTTCGAGGCCATGGGCGGCCGGCGCTCGATCAAGCGCTTCACCCCCCGGCCGGTCAGCCGGGAGGAGATCGAGCGAGCCCTCGAGCGCGCAGTGCAGGCGCCCAACCACCGCATGACGGAGCCCTGGGGCTTCCTGGTCCTGGGGGCGGCAGTGAAGCGGCGCTACGCGGAAGTGCTGGGGCGGCGCAAGGGCAGGAAGGTGGAGGACCCGGCGGCGGCCGCAGCCGTGCGAGAGAAGACGCTCGAGGATGTGATGGCGGTGCCGGCCGTCGTCGCCGTGACCACCCGGCTCGACCCCGATCCCGAGATCCGGGAGGAAGACTACGCCGCCACCTTCATGGCCATCCAGAACATCCTCCTCTCCGCGGCCGCGCTGGGCCTGGGCACCCACCTGCGCACGGGCGCGGTCTTGCAGGATCCCGAGCTGCGCCAGGCGCTCGGCGTGGCGGCGGACCGCCGCGTGGTGGCCTTGATCTACCTGGGCGAGCCAGCCGAAGTCCCGCTGGCCAAACAGCGCACGCCGGCCGTCGAGAAGACGGCCTGGCTGCCATAG